One genomic window of Microbacterium testaceum StLB037 includes the following:
- a CDS encoding IS5 family transposase (programmed frameshift), whose protein sequence is MSRFVLLSDDQFVLIADLLPGPTGRKGRPFADARTMVEGIVYRYRTGIAWRDLPRTFGPWQTVWAWHRRLAADGTWDVVLDRLVSAADTAGAVDWSVSVDSTIARAHQHATNISRVTGASSNYTNPRLEPPDHGFGRSRGGLSTKIHQLVDGHGLPLVTLVTPGQAGDSPMLLPLLAELRVTRPVGRPRTRPDRVRGDKAYSSRAIRAHLRSRGIEAVIPEPRDQQGHRKRRGSRGGRPVSYNPVDYRNRNVIERGFCRVKQWRGLATRYDKLAIVYRAAVVLNAVIAWLRHLQDTP, encoded by the exons GTGTCGCGTTTCGTGTTGCTCTCGGATGATCAGTTCGTGTTGATCGCTGATCTTCTCCCTGGGCCTACGGGTAGGAAGGGGCGTCCGTTCGCGGACGCGCGGACGATGGTCGAGGGCATCGTTTACCGGTACCGGACCGGGATAGCCTGGCGGGATCTGCCGCGGACGTTCGGGCCGTGGCAGACGGTGTGGGCTTGGCATCGCCGTCTCGCGGCCGATGGCACCTGGGACGTCGTGCTCGACCGACTGGTCAGCGCTGCGGACACCGCTGGCGCGGTGGACTGGTCGGTGTCAGTGGACTCCACGATTGCGCGCGCCCACCAGCACGCGACGAACATCTCCCGGGTTACG GGGGCTTCGTCGAATTACACGAATCCGCGACTCGAGCCGCCTGACCACGGCTTCGGTCGCTCCCGCGGAGGCCTGTCCACGAAGATTCACCAGCTCGTCGACGGTCATGGACTGCCCTTGGTGACATTGGTCACCCCCGGACAAGCGGGCGACTCGCCGATGCTGCTGCCCCTGCTGGCCGAACTCCGCGTCACCCGGCCGGTCGGACGCCCGCGCACCCGACCCGATCGAGTGCGCGGCGACAAGGCGTACTCATCCCGAGCGATCCGCGCCCACCTTCGCAGCCGTGGCATCGAAGCAGTGATCCCGGAGCCCCGCGACCAGCAAGGCCACCGGAAACGGCGCGGATCCCGAGGCGGACGCCCCGTCTCCTACAACCCGGTCGACTACCGCAACCGCAACGTCATCGAACGCGGCTTCTGCCGAGTCAAACAATGGCGAGGCCTCGCTACCCGCTACGACAAGCTGGCAATCGTCTACCGCGCCGCGGTCGTCCTCAACGCCGTCATCGCCTGGCTACGCCATTTACAAGACACGCCCTAG
- a CDS encoding amidohydrolase family protein, giving the protein MSLLVTNARLITVPAGTDDPGYIERGYLLVQDGRIAAIGAGDPAPGVTADEILDVDGKFVAPGFVSSHSHLFTSGSRGLGVDQTLYGWCTSMFSVLNNASPDQIYWATLHGSLDFLANGVTTAYNFTDPLLPWEPMVDGKRADGGGILRDHAWHTRQADGCHDAGLRFVDSIALDATVGTDDEIFARFEASLDHVLAMDPDIALGASIMGQVQWSTRPDAAEIEVAVMDRFGVTNQAHFLETYEAIEHQQTKFQLYKNAGALRPGMMFGHFIQTTPEIIADAAAGGASMSWQPASNGRLASGIAHVPEMLEQGMKVGMGLDDQACTDVADPWQNMRMGMFMQRARTHDPLSMMPERVLRLHTLGGAEIMGVDDRVGSLEVGKFADFVVVDPRLPDVGPLWNPVRSYVLACGLRNLQQVYVGGKLVNDRGVSTNPLAEEASRVLHEELPALAEEFGVIL; this is encoded by the coding sequence ATGTCGCTCCTGGTCACGAACGCACGGCTCATCACGGTCCCCGCGGGCACCGACGACCCCGGCTACATCGAGCGCGGATACCTCCTCGTGCAGGACGGCCGCATCGCCGCGATCGGCGCCGGCGACCCCGCCCCGGGTGTCACCGCCGACGAGATCCTCGACGTCGACGGCAAGTTCGTCGCCCCCGGCTTCGTCTCGTCCCACAGCCACCTCTTCACGAGCGGCTCGCGCGGACTCGGCGTCGACCAGACGCTCTACGGCTGGTGTACCTCGATGTTCAGCGTGCTCAACAACGCCTCACCCGACCAGATCTACTGGGCGACGCTGCACGGCTCGCTCGACTTCCTCGCCAACGGCGTGACCACGGCCTACAACTTCACCGACCCGCTCCTGCCCTGGGAGCCGATGGTCGACGGCAAGCGAGCCGACGGTGGCGGCATCCTGCGGGATCACGCCTGGCACACCCGACAGGCGGACGGATGCCACGACGCGGGGCTCCGCTTCGTCGACTCCATCGCCCTCGATGCCACCGTCGGCACCGACGACGAGATCTTCGCCCGGTTCGAGGCATCCCTCGATCACGTCCTGGCCATGGACCCCGACATCGCCCTCGGCGCCTCGATCATGGGGCAGGTGCAGTGGTCGACGAGGCCGGACGCCGCCGAGATCGAGGTCGCCGTCATGGACCGCTTCGGTGTCACGAACCAGGCGCACTTCCTCGAGACGTACGAGGCCATCGAGCACCAGCAGACGAAGTTCCAGCTCTACAAGAACGCCGGAGCCCTGCGCCCCGGCATGATGTTCGGGCACTTCATCCAGACGACGCCCGAGATCATCGCGGATGCCGCCGCCGGCGGCGCCAGTATGTCGTGGCAGCCGGCATCCAACGGGCGTCTGGCATCCGGCATCGCGCATGTGCCCGAGATGCTCGAGCAGGGCATGAAGGTCGGCATGGGTCTCGACGACCAGGCCTGCACCGACGTCGCCGACCCGTGGCAGAACATGCGCATGGGCATGTTCATGCAGCGCGCCCGCACCCACGACCCGCTGTCGATGATGCCCGAGCGGGTCCTGCGCCTGCACACCCTCGGGGGCGCGGAGATCATGGGCGTCGACGACCGCGTCGGCAGCCTCGAGGTGGGCAAGTTCGCCGACTTCGTGGTGGTCGACCCGCGGCTGCCCGACGTCGGACCGCTGTGGAACCCCGTGCGCAGCTACGTCCTCGCGTGCGGCCTGCGCAATCTGCAGCAGGTCTACGTCGGCGGCAAGCTCGTGAACGACCGCGGTGTTTCGACGAACCCGCTGGCCGAGGAGGCATCGCGGGTGCTGCACGAGGAGCTGCCCGCGCTCGCGGAGGAGTTCGGCGTCATCCTCTGA
- a CDS encoding alpha/beta hydrolase yields the protein MTDAVHPAITDPHVRAHLARLAAQAGTIPSGATDADGDDAARIAELRANPSWVRVPDDEVIESIDLDADGLALRLYRPRACHRGTLVFAHGGGWVAGDLDNNDALCRALAAATGAQVLSVDYRLAPEHPFPAGLDDLDRALLFAASGAGGLVDPALLGVAGHSAGGNLAAALALRSREGRAPGIRCQVLLCPVLDAPDPTRRSYRAHTENLPLTAKGMQWYWRLYVQDAGEAGSRPARAGVRSVAVPAAAVPARVAGVARVEAAAVPAADAGVARVVPVEAVAVPARVVPVVPVEAAPLRAPDLGGSAPAVIVAASVDPLSDEAEEYAGRLAASGVPVEFVRREGVPHLFLVFPSTPARDEVLAAVAPAVRAAFA from the coding sequence GTGACCGACGCCGTGCACCCGGCCATCACCGACCCCCACGTGCGGGCGCACCTCGCGCGCCTCGCGGCGCAGGCGGGGACCATCCCCTCGGGAGCCACGGATGCCGACGGCGACGACGCCGCGCGGATCGCCGAGCTGCGGGCCAACCCGTCGTGGGTGCGCGTACCCGACGACGAGGTGATCGAGTCGATCGACCTGGATGCCGACGGTCTCGCGCTGCGGCTGTATCGGCCCCGCGCGTGCCACCGCGGAACCCTCGTCTTCGCCCACGGCGGCGGCTGGGTGGCCGGCGACCTCGACAACAACGACGCGCTTTGTCGGGCGCTCGCCGCCGCGACCGGCGCGCAGGTGCTCAGCGTCGACTACCGGCTGGCACCGGAGCATCCCTTCCCGGCCGGCCTCGACGACCTCGATCGCGCGCTGCTTTTCGCCGCTTCCGGCGCGGGAGGACTGGTCGACCCCGCCCTCCTGGGCGTCGCGGGCCACAGCGCGGGCGGCAACCTCGCGGCCGCGCTGGCTCTGCGGTCGCGTGAGGGGCGGGCTCCCGGCATCCGGTGTCAGGTTCTGCTGTGTCCGGTACTCGACGCCCCCGACCCGACCCGGCGGAGCTACCGCGCGCACACCGAGAATCTGCCGCTGACCGCGAAGGGGATGCAGTGGTACTGGCGATTGTATGTGCAGGATGCCGGGGAGGCGGGGTCGCGACCCGCGCGGGCGGGGGTGCGCTCGGTGGCGGTGCCCGCGGCGGCGGTGCCTGCGCGCGTTGCGGGCGTTGCGCGTGTTGAGGCTGCGGCGGTGCCCGCGGCTGACGCGGGCGTTGCGCGAGTCGTGCCGGTTGAGGCCGTGGCGGTGCCCGCGCGCGTTGTGCCGGTCGTGCCGGTCGAGGCCGCGCCGCTGCGCGCACCGGACCTGGGAGGGTCCGCCCCGGCGGTGATCGTCGCGGCGAGCGTCGACCCGCTCTCGGACGAAGCGGAGGAGTACGCCGGGCGGTTGGCGGCATCCGGAGTCCCCGTTGAATTCGTGCGTCGCGAGGGCGTGCCGCACCTGTTCCTGGTGTTTCCGTCGACGCCCGCGCGCGACGAGGTGCTCGCCGCGGTCGCGCCGGCGGTGCGCGCGGCTTTCGCCTGA
- a CDS encoding SDR family NAD(P)-dependent oxidoreductase yields the protein MSHRVIVTGGAGGIGAAIVERFLADDARVAVLDRRAPAAESGSLFVGVDLRDPLDTRRAVGEAIAALGGVDVLVNCAGIFQHASLLDITVDDWDRVLDINARATFVTMQAVAPAMLDARRGAIVNIASMAAKQGGGGEGHYAASKAAVVALTRAGAQEWGCHGVTVNAVCPGYVLTEMGADTRSEADVAAWSAKSPLGRLGIPEDVAGVTHFLASPAGSYLTGQAINVTGGMVMH from the coding sequence ATGTCCCACCGCGTCATCGTCACGGGAGGCGCCGGCGGCATCGGCGCCGCGATCGTCGAACGCTTCCTCGCCGACGACGCCCGCGTCGCGGTGCTGGATCGTCGCGCACCGGCCGCAGAGTCGGGATCCCTCTTCGTCGGCGTGGACCTGCGCGATCCGCTCGACACCCGCCGCGCCGTCGGCGAGGCGATCGCGGCGCTCGGCGGCGTGGACGTCCTCGTGAACTGCGCGGGGATCTTCCAGCACGCGTCGCTGCTCGACATCACCGTCGACGACTGGGATCGCGTCCTCGACATCAACGCGCGCGCCACGTTCGTGACCATGCAAGCCGTCGCTCCGGCGATGCTCGATGCCCGCCGCGGCGCGATCGTCAACATCGCGAGCATGGCCGCGAAGCAGGGCGGCGGCGGCGAGGGGCACTACGCGGCCTCGAAGGCCGCGGTCGTCGCCCTGACCCGCGCGGGCGCGCAGGAGTGGGGATGCCACGGCGTCACCGTCAACGCGGTCTGCCCGGGGTACGTGCTCACCGAGATGGGCGCCGACACCCGCTCCGAGGCCGACGTGGCCGCCTGGAGCGCGAAGTCGCCGCTGGGGCGGCTCGGCATCCCCGAGGACGTGGCCGGTGTCACCCACTTCCTCGCCTCCCCTGCGGGCAGTTACCTCACCGGCCAGGCGATCAACGTCACGGGCGGGATGGTCATGCACTGA
- a CDS encoding carboxymuconolactone decarboxylase family protein, translating to MSEYFDRTADKTYTKVYKAETPDILAAFAAFDQAVFAAEGRAIPLKYRELIALAVGITTQCVYCIDGHSQNAVKAGATEAELAEAAWVATAIRAGGGYAHGRLAFKLGEDARPHEH from the coding sequence ATGTCCGAGTACTTCGACCGCACCGCCGACAAGACCTACACGAAGGTCTACAAGGCCGAGACGCCCGACATCCTGGCCGCGTTCGCCGCGTTCGATCAGGCCGTCTTCGCCGCCGAGGGTCGCGCGATCCCGCTGAAGTACCGCGAGCTCATCGCCTTGGCGGTGGGCATCACCACGCAGTGCGTGTACTGCATCGACGGGCACTCGCAGAACGCCGTGAAGGCCGGCGCGACCGAGGCCGAGCTGGCCGAGGCTGCCTGGGTCGCCACCGCGATCCGCGCGGGCGGCGGGTACGCGCACGGCCGCCTCGCGTTCAAGCTCGGCGAGGACGCCCGTCCCCACGAGCACTGA
- a CDS encoding M20/M25/M40 family metallo-hydrolase, with protein MSALEAEALEFIRALIRIDSVNTGEASTIGDGETRAARFVQARLEDAGYETTLVEPVPGRASVIARLAGSDPDAGALVAHAHLDVVPVEVENWTYPPFGAEIHDGVLYGRGAVDMKDFAGMLLAIARAFRREGIVPRRDLIFAFFADEEAGGVWGARWIVRNRPELFAGATEAISEVGGFSIPLPGDRRAYLVATAEKGVTVATLTARGRAAHGSRPTADNAVVRVARAVAAVGAHTFPMVRTATLGRFVETWERAGGRIDDLGFAASLIDAGMRNTASPTVLTAGGKPNVIPATASAALDVRVVPGQAEAVREQLAALVDDDIEITWARDIPAIEAPTDGRLIDVLQDAITAEDPDGTVVPYLLPASTDNKHLAELGIRGYGFVPLRVPADFDVFGQFHAADERVPVEALHFGTRVTARLLREA; from the coding sequence GTGTCGGCCCTGGAGGCGGAAGCGCTGGAGTTCATCCGCGCCCTGATCCGCATCGACAGCGTCAACACGGGTGAGGCCTCGACGATCGGCGACGGCGAGACGCGCGCCGCGCGCTTCGTCCAGGCCCGGCTCGAAGACGCGGGCTACGAGACGACCCTCGTCGAACCCGTTCCGGGGCGGGCGAGCGTGATCGCGCGCTTGGCCGGGTCGGATCCGGATGCCGGTGCCCTCGTCGCCCACGCCCACCTCGACGTCGTGCCGGTCGAGGTGGAGAACTGGACGTACCCGCCCTTCGGGGCCGAGATCCATGACGGCGTCCTGTACGGCCGCGGGGCCGTGGACATGAAGGACTTCGCGGGGATGCTCCTCGCGATCGCCCGGGCGTTCCGGCGCGAGGGCATCGTCCCGCGCCGCGACCTCATCTTCGCGTTCTTCGCCGACGAGGAGGCCGGGGGTGTCTGGGGCGCGCGCTGGATCGTCCGCAACCGTCCCGAGCTCTTCGCCGGGGCGACCGAGGCCATCAGCGAGGTGGGTGGGTTCTCGATCCCGCTGCCCGGGGACCGTCGGGCCTACCTCGTCGCCACGGCGGAGAAGGGCGTCACCGTCGCCACCCTCACGGCCCGAGGACGCGCGGCCCACGGCTCCCGGCCCACCGCCGACAACGCCGTCGTCCGCGTGGCGCGAGCCGTCGCCGCGGTCGGTGCGCACACGTTCCCCATGGTCCGCACGGCGACGCTCGGACGGTTCGTCGAGACCTGGGAACGCGCGGGCGGGCGGATCGACGACCTCGGCTTCGCGGCATCCCTCATCGACGCGGGCATGCGCAACACCGCCTCCCCGACCGTGCTGACGGCCGGTGGTAAGCCGAACGTCATCCCGGCGACGGCGAGCGCGGCCCTGGATGTGCGCGTGGTGCCCGGACAGGCCGAGGCCGTGCGCGAGCAGCTCGCGGCCCTCGTCGACGATGACATCGAGATCACCTGGGCGCGCGATATCCCGGCCATTGAGGCGCCTACCGACGGACGGCTGATCGACGTGCTGCAGGATGCCATCACCGCCGAGGATCCCGATGGCACCGTGGTTCCGTACCTGCTGCCGGCCAGTACCGACAACAAGCACCTCGCCGAGCTCGGCATCCGCGGATACGGCTTCGTCCCGCTGCGCGTGCCCGCCGACTTCGACGTGTTCGGACAGTTCCACGCCGCGGACGAGCGAGTACCGGTCGAGGCGCTGCACTTCGGCACGCGGGTGACGGCGCGGCTGCTGCGGGAGGCGTGA